The window CCGGAGTTCTTCGTTGACCCATACATTAAATCCGGTGAATTTATAGAGTTATTACCTGAATATTGTATTTCTAATTTACCCGTGAACATTGTTTACCCCCAAAATAAACAGATGAATCCTGCACTGAGAGTGTTTATAAATACTATCGTAGAAAATTTGAAATCCAGCTGTACAAAGCTAGGGGAGTCAAACACTAGAAAGATATGAGACATACACCGTTAGATAATTTCAATATTGACCTGTGTTAATAGTAAGTAATTCGATATCTTGCATGATTAAAAACACGAAACTATCATATTGGTATAATTATAGCCCCTCACATAAATTAAGGGGCTACATAAGGTAATCAATCACTTTCTAAATAAATCTCCAGAAATAGTCATTATAAAACATCACCAGTTGCATAATAATAAGCGGCCTTTAGTGTCATTTTTACAACTTCAAGCTCCTCCGCGTTCCTTGGTGCATATACTAATATTTCATTAACACCTAGATGTTTATATGGGTGAGGTTCCCCCCATTTTTTAGCATAAACTTCTTCGGCAAAACCTTGGGAGACACACAAGTGCATACTTCCATCTTTATGAACATGAGCGAACTCCCTGCTTCCTTTAGGTGGCATAAATGCATCGTGAGGTAATGTTTTAACACTTTCATCGAGCCACAATGCGCGTGATGCAGGTATGGAAATCATTGTTGCTTCTTCACGAGAAAGAGGGAACACTGAAAATGCCCAGTCACACAGTTCTTTCCAGATAACTTCCGGGCTTTGCTCAGAAAATTGTAGGTGCGGTGGCATATCGCCTGTTACAGGTTTCTTGCCTGATCTGATCGGTAATATATAAGGTTGGTTCATGGTTAGCTCCAATGCTGTTCTAAAGATTAAATACATGATAGATAATTCCAACCAAACGAAAAATAGAACGATATGGATATGTGTTTTCTCAATTAAAGAACAATTCTCATGGAAGATCACCGATGTGATTACCAATAATTCATGAGAGTTAACACTATTTTATTTATGACCAAAATGAAAAAGATAGAAATCACCAACAAGCTTGATCCGAAAGGTTCGATTCGTAAACAAAAATTACGTAGCCGATAACAAATGTAAATCCAAGAGCGACCTATCCCCACTAGAAAGAAAATTATGCGATATAAACACAAAAAAGCCTCTGCTGATTACTCAGCAGAGGCTTTCAATTATTTGATGTCATCCAAATAACTACATCATATTGATGTTTTCGTTAAACTATGGAATTAACCTTGAATACCAACGATTAGCCAAGGCGCATTGTCAACTGTTAGGTCGCGCTCTAGATGCCAGATATCAGTGATATCTTCTTCAATGCCGTCTGCGGTGTCACGGTAGCGACCGCTAAACTGAAGGCTTAGCTGTGCTTTACTACCATCGTGGTCTGCGCGAACGATTTCAGCATCAACGTACATTACGTCTGTGTGCTGATCACCGTCTAGCTTGTTACGCTCAGCTTTTAGGTCTTCAAATAGACTTGGAGATACGTATTCTTCAATCGTGTTTAGCTCGTTGTGATTCCATGCACCTTGCAGTGTACGGTAG is drawn from Vibrio sp. SNU_ST1 and contains these coding sequences:
- a CDS encoding luciferase family protein, coding for MNQPYILPIRSGKKPVTGDMPPHLQFSEQSPEVIWKELCDWAFSVFPLSREEATMISIPASRALWLDESVKTLPHDAFMPPKGSREFAHVHKDGSMHLCVSQGFAEEVYAKKWGEPHPYKHLGVNEILVYAPRNAEELEVVKMTLKAAYYYATGDVL